The genomic interval AAGCCCACACGTAAAAATAACAATGATGGGTGAGATGCTTGTTTTGAAGGACAGCAGGGGGCAGTCTGGAGCCTCCCTGGGAAAGGCCCACCTTCATCCCCTCGAAAGGTCTTGGAGCCCCTCTAGAGCCTCAGTCCCTCAAAGAATGTGGGGGAACACTGGAGTGAGGAACAAGACTAAACCCAACTGTTCTGAAAGCCAGCAGGGGTGACAGGTGCCGTGAGGAGGGTCGGGTACCCATGGGGGTGAGTGCCTGGGAACCGGCAGGGTGAGTCCGGCACAGTGGGGAGGGTCACGTGTCCCCGCAGGCCTTACCGCGCCATCTTGTCGCTGCAGGACATGGTAAGCAGCCTTTCCCCCTGCAGCACCCCGTCCCACGTCTGGATGCTCGCATTCGAGCGCACCGGGATTGTGCCCTCGCCAGACTCTATTTTTGTCCGCAGCTGTCCTCTGGCTTTGCGATTTGGATGTCTGTCTGCTGGTTCTAAGAGAGAAACGGGAGAAGGAAGCCATGGGTAGGAAACCATCTGTTTCACTCACTGAGAACCACATTTAACTGCACTCTAAAAATTGACAGTTTACGCTTATATGTGCACATGGTTATTCTCTACCTATAGGATACATGTACAGAATAAGTATACAAACTGGACAGGAAGGATATACTACAAATTCACAAAAGTGGCTTCCTTAAGGGTTAGGGGGAGAAGAGAGTTTCCATTTTAACCAAAACGATTGATTCCTTTGGTTAAAAAGGAACTGAAGCAAAGAGGGCAAAATGCTAACATTTGTTCATTCTAGATATCAGACATTTGGGTGTTTGTTGTATTTTCCcctgtacttttaaattttcaaaaagaaatccaCAGGGATGCAGACATAAGCCCACAGGAAGCACACACGATGTCCACAGTGACTGCTTCTGGGTCACATGAACATaggtgatttaaattttctttcttattctaaaAACATTTAGCAATTTCCCCAAAGTGGGTATGTGTCGCTTTTACAATCAAGGAAAATAAGGCAATCAAATGTTCTATTTGGAATAAATAATGTTTAAGCTGGGGAGAAGAGAAGTGGACACaaattcagataaaaaaaaaaaaaactaactcatGCAAAACAGGtagaaaaattataatagaaagaGGCTTTCCTTTTTCATCCCTCTGCTCCTGGAATTTTAACCAAATACTCCAAAGTACACATTTATTAAGCTCCACTCCATCAGAAATATGGAAGAAGATGCACCTCTCTGATTTAGACATATATTATCTAAATTTAAGTGCTGAAAACAGTGTTGATCTGAAATCCTCACTCTATTCCAGTTAGTTTATCAGAATCAACATTTTCATTTGCTaaaaatttctaattaatttctCATTGGAAAGTAAAACCGCATGCATTTATATCGTCCTCAGGTCCACATTCAAAGTTGACATCTGAAAAATGGAGATTCACTTAAGTTTATTCTTTTGTCTGTTACTTCATGACCATGGATTTCAAAACACTGTCAAGAAACCTGGTCCTACCTTCTAGGATTGGTTCATGTGGTGAGAAGATTCTGGCATCCCCGCAGGGAGAGGTGCTGATGTACAAATGGAATTGGACACTGTCCTTCAGCTTGAAGCCTCCCCGCTCGGACTTCTGGAAGATGGACTTTTTTTGATCGTCTTTGctactgaaaaaaaagaagttgcaaAATAAACTTGAAAGCTGTGCGCAATGAGAAGTCAGTCTGTCCCAGCTCACTGGGATTTTCAAAGGCCCGTATTTTCAACGGGGCAAAGAGAAGCTTGAACTGGAACCTTATTGTACATGTTTATGATAATTCACACAGTTCCTGTCCACTCAACAATGGACTTGTCATCAAAATGTGAGtatttctcccctccttctcatTCTGACTTCAAACAGAATGACTATTAGTAGAAATGGCTTTACAAATAAAAGAAGTTTCAATACATAATGGGCTGATTTCAGGCACAGTGACTAGAATAAAATGACCTGGCCGTAGAGTCCGACCGATATTGGACTACAGGAAACAAAGCACAGGGTCTGAGCACAGACTGGAACCTGCAACATTATTGTCCACATATGTGTACGCATGTGCATGCATCAATATGTTCATGCGTAATACATATGTGTGCTGTAATTTAGCCAACTCTGTTTGTAGCTTGAATATCTGGGAAAATGCAATCCAACCTCGCTGTTACTGGCAAAGTCActattttgataatttttcagTTAAAGTTTTGCAGTGTTTTCTGATGggggaatacattttaaaaacagcctCCTTTACTTACTAGACTTACTTTAGGTAAAGCTCAAGCTGTGTATAAAGGAATCTAAGCAAGGACCTCCGAGATATGATTTCTGCATGGCAGTCATTCAAAGCAAGGCCACGGTCACTCATGTACTCGCCGTTAATACATTTTGTTCCTGTGGAAACACTTATCACTTTGGCATCTTTAACATCTGtgcctgaaaaagaagagagaccaTTCTTCTAAGTCACAGTCATGAGCCTACCTGTGCCTCATGGCCTGACACGCTTCCTCATTGAAGGAACCCTGTGAAAACTCAGCTCACAGTCACACCCCTACTGTCTACTCCCATCATGACTGCAGGCCTCCCAGAGGGCGAGCTTTAGGACACGCCTGGAAGTCAACTGTCCTCACTATTCAGTGTGAAGGTTCTAAACTTAAGGAAGTTATTTCCTCTGGAATGTAGCAGTCTCTCCTTGAACAATCCCATTGGATACAGATAGGAAGCACTAAAGAATAAGTGGTCTGGTTATTAATCTTGAAATTGAAATCAAAGCACTGAAGAGGAGATGAGAAGGggacaggaaggaaaaagaagtcatTCACAGTGTGTTAGTTAAGGGTCCCTATCACTCTGTGCTGGAGTGACACCCTCAGCACCGGGAACCTCCAGCAGGGCGACTGCTCTGATGGTAAATTTGTCAACAGACCACATACCGCAGACATGCTGCAAAGACCCTGCACGTCACACAGTATAAACTGCACCACAAGCTACAGTGCAGTGTGTCACCCAGAGGTGGGCACTATAATTGGTCTACCAGTTAAGGCAGTCTCAATTCATTCCCCCATCCTTAAGGTACATCCTACCCTGCCTCCATATAACAGACCAGAAACTGAGGCACCAAAGGGTCAATAGCCTGCCTAAGGTCATTCAACGAGTGGAGGTCATCTTAGGTCAGTACCACGTGCTGTGGGCTGTGTAGTCCTGCCTGCAGGTGTACACCGCAGCTATGAGCAGTGTCCTGGGTGGGATTCATACGGACGTGCCAATGCCGCCATGAGGTCACCTGCCTCTTCTAAGGTTATGAGAAGAGCTGGATGACAGAGCCACCAGCCGCACCTTTGTGCCACTGAGGAGCCGCAGAGCCTGCCTAGGGAACTGCTGTATCAGCAGCTGAAATGCTCACCTTTCAGTTATGTAAACAGTATGAgtacagaggggagagggaggaaaatacAGGCACCAAACATTGGAGAGAACCTTTACCACCCCTCAGATACAAGCTCAGCTGCGCCAAAGCATAGACATCAGAGCCGACACTTGCAATTCAAGTGTCATCACGCTTCTCTAGGATGTAGGGGGATCAACGCTGAGGACTACAGAATCAGTCATGTCCTGTCCCTAGTCAGACAGAGAACTACCTCGGGAGAGGAGGACAACACAGCCACCTGCACAAAGAACAGTTTTTCTCCTGGCTACCAGAGACAGATCCGCCGTTCCCAGCCCCTCGCTCCCCAGCTTCCTGCACACACTGTGGGTGCCACCAGAAGAGAGGGCCCCACATGACAGGAAGCGGGGGTCCTCTCTCCATGtccctgcctgccccatcccAGGTATCTGGGCACTGGTCAGCTTGTGGCTTCCTGTTTGTTGTTTTGAGTCACTCATGGAGATGCAGCATGAAGTCCCACAGGTAGAAAAGGACCAGTGGGGGTTCCTTCCGTGACTGGGAGCAGCTAGACAAACTTAATAGGGTTCCTGCTGCCCAAACCATGCTTTATACCCTACGGATTTTCAATTCTTGCTCAAGCTTCCTCTCTTCCCCATAAACATGGAAACTTACCCGGTAGCATGAACACAAACGGAAAAATCACGTACGTCCTACTTTCCAGTGGGGCAGGAATTCACAGTACTGCAGTTTCCTGAGCAGACCCAGACCACACATACAATTGTGGGAATCCAGTACTAACACAGGGTGCTTCTCCAAATGAAAGCAACTTAGGTTAAAAATATGAACatgtaggaaaaaaaatgtttgtaagtGCAGTTCCCACATTTGCAGACAGCAGAcatcctaaagaagaagaaaaaattattttcctgctGGAGTTGGAGATTTTTATAGGGCAAGAGGTTTACCTGTTGTCATGACGATTCCAGCAAGAACCTTCCTACGGGCATGGGGGGAGGAGAAGTTGTCTGTCAGATCACCGAACTTATCCAGAACCAGGCGGGCCACAGCGTCAGCTAACACCTGAGGACCACAGAAAGGGTTAGGCACGTGCACCTGCCTGTGAATGCCAACACGAGCTCTCTCTTCAGGGTGATGGCACAGATGGCTTTTATTCTGGCAAacaagtgtgtgcatgtgtgtgtgtgttccctccAAAACACTCCTTGGAAGCACACATCCAAGGAGCAAGTGAGACCATGGTTGGACTTTTTCAGCAGGGTCTCAAGGAAAGACATCCCAGAGCCCAGCCGTGTGAGTGCCCGAGCTCATGCATGTGAGGCAGGCCCCActgtccctctgcttctcacAACACACACAATGAGGACACCAAGGCTCAGGGAGGTTACAGTGCCTTCCTGGGGTCACCTGCCTCCCATGTCCAGCTCAGGCTGGCCGGGCCGGGAGCATGCCCTTGGGTGTACCACCCAATGCTATGGGCAGGAGAAAGCagttggaaacatgatcaaattAAAGAATCATAAGCATTGCACAGCACCTCTCTCTCTAAGGTGCCCACCCATCAGATGTCTCAGTGATTTCAGCTTCTAAAACAAGTCACCCTGGCTCAGTCCCTCTCAGAATCCAGCACTGATCAGAGTCTGGAGGGCAGTTATCACTTAGATCGAGTGACAGCAAAATCAGCTCAAGGAAAGGTGTTCAGTGATGCTGAACACTTCAATTGCTACGTGACCAGATACGACAGTACTTGTCCTACAGGGAGTGCTTCTTAGAAGCAAACATGTCTGTTAGATTTGGGCCATGTCTTATTTTTATAGCTCATCATTTATCGTGGATAAAGTGAACCCACAGTTCTGGGAAATGGTgcctaatgtgtgtgtgtgtgtgtctctgtgtgtgtgtgtgtgtgtaaagagccACAATGGGCCTACATCTCCCCCAATGTCACACTTGTCTTGACAATGAAATAGCCAAATCTAATGTCCCCAGGTGGCTCTTAATAAAATACACCTCAAATGAATAGAGAAGTCACTCATCCTAACTGATGACTTATTTGGAAAAAGCACAGTTGTCAGGCACTTTTCCTCCCGTCACTGTACCAGCAAATTCCAGTGAGCCCCAGGGGACAGTGCTCAAGACTAGCCATGTGGAGAGACGGCACAAGGTCCAGGCGGGGCCCGCGAGCCTCACTTGGAACCTTGGCAGAAGCATTGATACTACAGATGTGAGCAGAGGGACGGGAGTCTCAGACCACAGacaaaaagatgttcaaccaCACAATGGCGAGGGTaccacagataaagaaaaacacattccaacttacatagaaggaaaaaataatgaggTTAAGGACAGCCAGAGGAGATACAAGTTTCATTTTATACAAGGTTAGGTGTACCTgcacatttttcagaaaaaaagcacAGGAATTTCACTACAATTCAGACGCTTGGATGGAGGTCAAGCATTCTTGTGCTTACTCACCTGTTTGCTGCTGGCATTTGCACACATGAGTAGTTCTTCCATCCCCTTAAAGCAGTTACTACCTCATTCTCTATGGGTAATGAAGCACCCTGCCCTCTAAACATGGGGGCGGATATAATGACAAAGTCACGCTCTTCAACATCAAGCTCACAGCGCCACAAACCCTGTGGCGCCATCTCCTGCAGCaaccctggggggtggggggaggcgctGAGGCTTGGCTAGGCCACACTGACAACATTCACGGTTGGCAGGGTGTTTCACACTCATCACGAGGGCAATGTCACCTGGCTTTTAAACTCTCTAGTGCCACAATGAACACCATGAAGGCAAGGAACCACAAGACCAGAGATGTTTGACCCAAGTCCTGCCTGGGCTACTCTCGGGAAACATAAGGACTTAAACTCACTCTAGATGTAATACCTGAGACTGCAGGAGAAAGACAACGGAGCCCAGAAACAAGGGCTGGGCTGATTCTGCGAAGCTGCCCCCAGGTCCTCCAGCAAAGCCTGACGACTGCAGTTCTGGGTGTCTCGGGGAGACACTAGGTTGCTACTGTTAGCAGAGACCAGGGAACAGGTACAGCTCCACTCCCCCAGGCCGCACTAGCCAGGGACCACAGAGGCCCAGTAACTATTGTTTAGCACCTGCAGGACATGGGGCAAGAGGGATGGCCCCAGCCCACCACACCCCTCCCTGTAGGATTCCCAGACACCATTCTCCAAAAAGGCTGCACAGGCCCAGCCCTCCCAGGCCAGGGGCTCTTGTCACTGCTCCACTGAGCCTGGCCTGGGAACACGGGTTACagtacacatgcatgtgcacgcacatgcacatgcacacatacacacacccttcTCTCTCCGGTGTCTCCCGACTACACTGCAAAACCTGGCATCTGGGAGGCAGAGAATTCAGGATGACTTCCAGTCTCTCACATACGACCCTGCTCAGTTCAGGGAAGACAGGTCCAGTCAAATGCGGTTTTAAACTAAGGCTGAAATAGTTTAGCAAACagtaattctgaaaataaaaaaatcattcaggAACTAGTGCCACTGATTTGTGAAACTATAAATGGACTAATAGCAAGAGATTAATATGGAAAGCAATTATTTGgttcatgaaaaaaatcaatacaatgcTTTGAGCATGTGACTTTGTACTGAGGCTGTATTTGGTTGCTttaggcaaaagaaaataaatttccttcttttaaaatggAGGCCCTTGGTCATCTCAGAGAACAACTGCACACAGGTTAACTGTAACTGGTTCAAAGGCAAAAGAGAAGCTGACACTCTCGGTCCTTCTAAGAGAAGTCAGGCCTCCCTAGCTCTCAGTATGGTGTCCTCCATTTTTTCTGATTAAACTGTATATTTATCTTCAAATTGAACAACACTTTGACAGGAAAgaataaacagagaaagagagttggGTTTTTTCCATAAAAGACTGATTTTTACAATATACCAGAGAATTTTggatttctaagaaaaaaagcaataatcAGAGTTGTAGAATCTGGAGATGACACTAAGTGCTATTTCTCCTTCAGTCTTCCCCCTTCATAAAGCTGATCTGAGACCCTTTGAACGTTTCCCTCTGTTCACTCTGACTTAGGGGAATTGCTGGGTCCATCCAAGACCAAACAGAAGAGTGACCGCCCACTCTGGCCAGGTGGCAGAAGGGCTCCTACATGAATCCCAAGTAGGGAATTCCAGGTGCAGAGTTACCCAGATGCCTGGTGGACCTTGGAGCACTTGCTTAAGGGTTCCCCAGACCCCTTTCCCTTCTGACAGGTGCTCCCCACTGCTGTGGGCTCAGGAATGCAGCTGCCAGCCAGGCCCACTGGGACCCAGAGCCCTGGCACCCTTGGGTTTCAGCAGCTCACTGGCCAGAGTCACTCTTCTTGTACCCACAGTCCCAGTGGGACTTAGGACAACACCCTGAGCTGAGGCAGGTTCTGGTGTCCGGCTTCCTCCCTTCCTCATCAAAAGTTGCTACGGGATGAGGACACCCCTGCAGGGACAGCTACCTGGGGAGAGGACTGTGGAGTATCTTTGGGGGTGAGGCGCAGCATGGAGAGGGCTGGGAACACTGCTCTGGTACCCCCACCCAGTGCTGTGACAGCCTTGGGCTCCCTAGGGACCGTCTGGCCAGCGCCATCTAGGAAAGGCTGCCTGGCAGCCACACTTACTGGTAACTGTGGTGAGGACAGGGTGACATTAGAGAGAAAGTCAACAGTGATCATGAAAGCAAGTCTTGTCTAAAAGCATAATCAAGGCATAACCCTCCTCACCTGGGGTAAGTGCAACTGGAGGCCCTCGCTGAGGATAGGCTGGCGAGATGGCGTCTGATCCAAGTGCAAATGAAAAATAGTGGCCAGGGCAGACTGTGCAGCCCGGGCCTTGGCGAGCTTTTTGTTCCTTCCCGAGCCTTCGAAGAACTGACCATCTACGACCACAGACATGACAAAGTTCTTGGCGTGGCTCTCCCCGCTCTCAGAGAGAAAGTCGTATTTCAGACCCGGGCGCAACTCATTCAGGATCATCACAGGGTTCTTTCCGCTGGGCGGTGGGAATGGTGGGAGGATGGGAAGGGGAGGCTGGACAAGGCTGGTGGGCACCGGGGACGCTGACAAGCTGAGGTCCCCGCTAGAGCTGAAGGAGTCGTCGCCGTTGAAGCCCATGTAAAATGGCACTTCCGACCTGTCCGGTGTCTCAAAGCCGTTGAAGAGGGTGTCGGGGAAGTCAGCCTGGTCGGACGTGAAGTCCGTGTTGGCAGACAGGCTCCTCCCCATGGCCAGGTGGGCCTCGGACGCATTGGGGAACTGGACGAATGAGCGCAAGGCCTTCTCGGCCGCGTGCAGCTTGGCCTTCTTCTTCGTGGGGCCAGAGCCCTCGAACACTTGTCCATTCACTTCGACGGACATGACGAAGAGAG from Saccopteryx leptura isolate mSacLep1 chromosome 2, mSacLep1_pri_phased_curated, whole genome shotgun sequence carries:
- the ADARB1 gene encoding double-stranded RNA-specific editase 1 isoform X1, which produces MCLDQASLGFRTSNLSVPGRRFYPTVPPQGIDCASELDRFQPPRFPRTSQQVCQPHDAVGEDSVQGDLQHKDRNSLRQSRNLPKYFAMDLEEEENLSCSSTEAKDSCSVDHGPPGDGSALGLVDNYLLPNGGGSIVGRKRPLDEGSNGHAKFRLKKRRRAPGPALPKNALMQLNEIKPGLQYTLLSQTGPVHAPLFVMSVEVNGQVFEGSGPTKKKAKLHAAEKALRSFVQFPNASEAHLAMGRSLSANTDFTSDQADFPDTLFNGFETPDRSEVPFYMGFNGDDSFSSSGDLSLSASPVPTSLVQPPLPILPPFPPPSGKNPVMILNELRPGLKYDFLSESGESHAKNFVMSVVVDGQFFEGSGRNKKLAKARAAQSALATIFHLHLDQTPSRQPILSEGLQLHLPQVLADAVARLVLDKFGDLTDNFSSPHARRKVLAGIVMTTGTDVKDAKVISVSTGTKCINGEYMSDRGLALNDCHAEIISRRSLLRFLYTQLELYLNSKDDQKKSIFQKSERGGFKLKDSVQFHLYISTSPCGDARIFSPHEPILEEPADRHPNRKARGQLRTKIESGEGTIPVRSNASIQTWDGVLQGERLLTMSCSDKMARWNVVGIQGSLLSIFVEPIYFSSIILGSLYHGDHLSRAMYQRISNIEDLPPLYTLNKPLLSGISNAEARQPGKAPNFSVNWTVGDSTIEVINATTGKDELGRASRLCKHALYCRWMRVHGKVPSNLMRSKITKPNMYHESKLVAREYQAAKACLFRAFIKAGLGAWVEKPTEQDQFSLTP
- the ADARB1 gene encoding double-stranded RNA-specific editase 1 isoform X4 — protein: MASLVSGTLTMGTFFSSTGRRYKRRRKKRSERKDRNSLRQSRNLPKYFAMDLEEEENLSCSSTEAKDSCSVDHGPPGDGSALGLVDNYLLPNGGGSIVGRKRPLDEGSNGHAKFRLKKRRRAPGPALPKNALMQLNEIKPGLQYTLLSQTGPVHAPLFVMSVEVNGQVFEGSGPTKKKAKLHAAEKALRSFVQFPNASEAHLAMGRSLSANTDFTSDQADFPDTLFNGFETPDRSEVPFYMGFNGDDSFSSSGDLSLSASPVPTSLVQPPLPILPPFPPPSGKNPVMILNELRPGLKYDFLSESGESHAKNFVMSVVVDGQFFEGSGRNKKLAKARAAQSALATIFHLHLDQTPSRQPILSEGLQLHLPQVLADAVARLVLDKFGDLTDNFSSPHARRKVLAGIVMTTGTDVKDAKVISVSTGTKCINGEYMSDRGLALNDCHAEIISRRSLLRFLYTQLELYLNSKDDQKKSIFQKSERGGFKLKDSVQFHLYISTSPCGDARIFSPHEPILEEPADRHPNRKARGQLRTKIESGEGTIPVRSNASIQTWDGVLQGERLLTMSCSDKMARWNVVGIQGSLLSIFVEPIYFSSIILGSLYHGDHLSRAMYQRISNIEDLPPLYTLNKPLLSGISNAEARQPGKAPNFSVNWTVGDSTIEVINATTGKDELGRASRLCSLQLNALQDHQTQHVP
- the ADARB1 gene encoding double-stranded RNA-specific editase 1 isoform X2 — its product is MDLEEEENLSCSSTEAKDSCSVDHGPPGDGSALGLVDNYLLPNGGGSIVGRKRPLDEGSNGHAKFRLKKRRRAPGPALPKNALMQLNEIKPGLQYTLLSQTGPVHAPLFVMSVEVNGQVFEGSGPTKKKAKLHAAEKALRSFVQFPNASEAHLAMGRSLSANTDFTSDQADFPDTLFNGFETPDRSEVPFYMGFNGDDSFSSSGDLSLSASPVPTSLVQPPLPILPPFPPPSGKNPVMILNELRPGLKYDFLSESGESHAKNFVMSVVVDGQFFEGSGRNKKLAKARAAQSALATIFHLHLDQTPSRQPILSEGLQLHLPQVLADAVARLVLDKFGDLTDNFSSPHARRKVLAGIVMTTGTDVKDAKVISVSTGTKCINGEYMSDRGLALNDCHAEIISRRSLLRFLYTQLELYLNSKDDQKKSIFQKSERGGFKLKDSVQFHLYISTSPCGDARIFSPHEPILEEPADRHPNRKARGQLRTKIESGEGTIPVRSNASIQTWDGVLQGERLLTMSCSDKMARWNVVGIQGSLLSIFVEPIYFSSIILGSLYHGDHLSRAMYQRISNIEDLPPLYTLNKPLLSGISNAEARQPGKAPNFSVNWTVGDSTIEVINATTGKDELGRASRLCKHALYCRWMRVHGKVPSNLMRSKITKPNMYHESKLVAREYQAAKACLFRAFIKAGLGAWVEKPTEQDQFSLTP
- the ADARB1 gene encoding double-stranded RNA-specific editase 1 isoform X3 codes for the protein MASLVSGTLTMGTFFSSTGRRYKRRRKKRSERKDRNSLRQSRNLPKYFAMDLEEEENLSCSSTEAKDSCSVDHGPPGDGSALGLVDNYLLPNGGGSIVGRKRPLDEGSNGHAKFRLKKRRRAPGPALPKNALMQLNEIKPGLQYTLLSQTGPVHAPLFVMSVEVNGQVFEGSGPTKKKAKLHAAEKALRSFVQFPNASEAHLAMGRSLSANTDFTSDQADFPDTLFNGFETPDRSEVPFYMGFNGDDSFSSSGDLSLSASPVPTSLVQPPLPILPPFPPPSGKNPVMILNELRPGLKYDFLSESGESHAKNFVMSVVVDGQFFEGSGRNKKLAKARAAQSALATIFHLHLDQTPSRQPILSEGLQLHLPQVLADAVARLVLDKFGDLTDNFSSPHARRKVLAGIVMTTGTDVKDAKVISVSTGTKCINGEYMSDRGLALNDCHAEIISRRSLLRFLYTQLELYLNSKDDQKKSIFQKSERGGFKLKDSVQFHLYISTSPCGDARIFSPHEPILEEPADRHPNRKARGQLRTKIESGEGTIPVRSNASIQTWDGVLQGERLLTMSCSDKMARWNVVGIQGSLLSIFVEPIYFSSIILGSLYHGDHLSRAMYQRISNIEDLPPLYTLNKPLLSGISNAEARQPGKAPNFSVNWTVGDSTIEVINATTGKDELGRASRLCKHALYCRWMRVHGKVPSNLMRSKITKPNMYHESKLVAREYQAAKACLFRAFIKAGLGAWVEKPTEQDQFSLTP